A genome region from Natronobeatus ordinarius includes the following:
- a CDS encoding FAD-binding and (Fe-S)-binding domain-containing protein yields MATERYPLPTDDDRVNYDYRSDEVDRPGLVSDLESLVDGDVRFDTYSRQLYATDASIYEVTPIGVVFPTSTADVVGVMEYCAEREIPVLPRGGGTSLAGQTVNEAVVLDFSRYMNDVVSVDPDEALAIAQPGVYLGALNEELAPHGLKFAPDPAWGDKSALGGAIGNNSTGAHSLQYGKTDAYVEEVEVVLADGTVTRFGEVTLEELHERAGEEDLEARIYAEVARILEEEGDLIEELYPDLKRNVSGYNLDWLVDDARGVERGLGEPDSPGGVVNVAKLLCGSEGTLAIVTEATVSLEPIPEEKSMVLLAYDTVLDAMADVAPIVEHDAAALEVMDDVLIDLARDTAEFAPVTEILPDGTGAVLVVEFYADSDAAGRRKVANLLADRCPTVEPEAEPDPEDERLTLETETHAFDAIEAHDDESRTKIWKLRKSGLPILLSRTTDEKHVAFIEDTAIPPENLSGFVADFQEILEAHDTYASFYAHAGPGVLHIRPLVNTKTESGLEEMESIADAATDLVVEYDGSVSGEHGDGRARTQWNRKLYGEELWKTFQELKSAFDPDWLLNPGQVVFRDENPTDMKANQRMGPDYDFADFDPVLEWDEDNGFQGMVELCHGCGGCRGDQSTTGGVMCPTFRASREEITATRGRANALRQAMSGDLEGEEAFTDEFVEEVMGLCVGCKGCAIDCPSEVDMAKLKAEVTHAYHERNGSTFRDRLFANVHEFSRLGSKLAPLSNVGPKLPGSRWLLEKTVGIGADRPLPRFHRTTFRDWFEGRGGARVPETEATRNAIVYPDTFTNYNNPDAGKAAVRVLEAAGVHVRVPEGLGDTGRPAFSKGFLEQAKETARENVDALGPLVEDGWDVVVVEPSDAVMFQLDYLDLLSGEDVEAVANRTYGVCEYLDVFRLDEEIEFAPPTESLTYHGHCHQKATRKDHHAVGVLRRAGYAVDPLDSGCCGMAGSFGYEAEHASMSDAIAAILYDQVAESNGERIVAPGASCRTQLENRPGATEEPPTPIETLEAALR; encoded by the coding sequence ATGGCAACTGAACGATATCCACTTCCGACGGACGACGATCGCGTAAATTACGACTACCGGAGCGACGAGGTCGACCGGCCCGGGCTCGTCTCCGACCTCGAGTCCCTCGTCGACGGCGACGTTCGTTTTGACACCTACTCTCGACAGCTGTACGCCACCGACGCCAGCATCTACGAGGTGACGCCGATCGGCGTCGTCTTCCCGACGTCGACCGCCGACGTCGTCGGAGTGATGGAGTACTGCGCCGAGCGGGAGATTCCCGTCCTCCCACGGGGCGGCGGGACGAGTCTCGCCGGCCAGACCGTCAACGAGGCCGTCGTCCTCGACTTCAGCCGGTACATGAACGACGTCGTCTCCGTCGACCCCGACGAAGCGCTGGCGATCGCCCAGCCGGGGGTTTACCTCGGGGCACTCAACGAGGAACTCGCCCCCCACGGCCTGAAGTTCGCCCCCGACCCCGCCTGGGGCGACAAGAGCGCCCTCGGCGGCGCGATCGGCAACAACTCGACGGGCGCCCACTCGCTGCAGTACGGCAAGACCGACGCCTACGTCGAGGAGGTCGAGGTCGTCCTCGCCGACGGCACCGTCACGCGCTTTGGCGAGGTCACCCTCGAGGAACTCCACGAACGGGCGGGCGAGGAGGACCTTGAGGCTCGAATCTACGCCGAGGTCGCCCGGATTCTCGAGGAGGAAGGCGACCTGATCGAAGAGCTCTACCCCGACCTCAAGCGCAACGTCTCGGGTTACAACTTAGACTGGCTGGTCGACGATGCACGCGGCGTCGAGCGTGGTCTCGGCGAACCCGACTCGCCGGGTGGCGTGGTCAACGTCGCGAAACTGCTCTGTGGCAGCGAGGGGACGCTCGCGATCGTCACCGAGGCGACCGTCTCGCTCGAGCCGATCCCCGAAGAAAAGAGCATGGTGCTGCTCGCCTACGATACCGTCCTCGACGCGATGGCGGACGTCGCGCCGATCGTCGAGCACGATGCGGCGGCACTCGAGGTGATGGACGACGTGCTGATCGACCTCGCCCGGGACACCGCCGAGTTCGCTCCCGTCACCGAGATTCTCCCCGACGGCACGGGGGCGGTGCTCGTCGTCGAGTTCTACGCCGACAGCGACGCGGCGGGGAGACGGAAGGTCGCGAACCTGCTCGCAGACCGCTGCCCGACCGTCGAGCCCGAAGCCGAACCCGACCCCGAGGACGAGCGACTGACGCTCGAGACAGAGACCCACGCCTTCGACGCGATCGAGGCCCACGACGACGAGAGCCGGACGAAGATCTGGAAGCTGCGCAAGTCCGGCCTCCCGATCTTGCTCTCTCGAACCACCGACGAGAAACACGTCGCGTTCATCGAGGACACGGCCATCCCGCCGGAGAATCTCTCCGGCTTCGTCGCCGACTTCCAGGAGATCCTCGAGGCCCACGACACCTACGCCAGCTTCTACGCCCACGCCGGCCCCGGCGTCCTCCACATCCGTCCGCTCGTGAACACGAAGACCGAATCCGGCCTCGAGGAGATGGAGTCGATCGCCGACGCCGCGACCGACCTCGTCGTCGAGTACGACGGCTCGGTGTCGGGCGAACACGGCGACGGTCGCGCCCGCACCCAGTGGAACCGGAAGCTGTACGGCGAAGAGTTATGGAAGACGTTCCAGGAGCTCAAGAGTGCGTTCGACCCCGACTGGCTCCTGAATCCGGGCCAGGTCGTCTTCCGGGACGAGAACCCGACGGACATGAAAGCGAACCAGCGCATGGGCCCCGACTACGACTTCGCCGACTTCGATCCCGTCCTCGAGTGGGACGAGGACAACGGCTTCCAGGGGATGGTCGAGCTCTGTCACGGCTGTGGCGGCTGTCGCGGCGACCAGTCGACGACCGGCGGCGTGATGTGTCCCACCTTCCGGGCCAGCCGCGAGGAGATCACGGCCACCCGCGGCCGGGCGAACGCACTCCGCCAGGCGATGAGCGGCGACCTCGAGGGGGAGGAGGCGTTCACCGACGAGTTCGTCGAGGAGGTGATGGGCCTCTGTGTCGGCTGTAAGGGCTGTGCGATCGACTGTCCGAGCGAGGTCGACATGGCGAAGCTCAAAGCCGAGGTGACCCACGCCTACCACGAGCGCAACGGCTCGACGTTCCGCGACCGGCTGTTCGCCAACGTTCACGAGTTCTCGCGACTGGGCAGCAAACTCGCCCCGCTCTCGAACGTCGGCCCGAAGCTGCCGGGCTCGCGCTGGCTGCTCGAGAAGACGGTCGGAATCGGCGCCGACCGGCCGCTCCCGCGATTCCACCGGACCACATTCCGCGACTGGTTCGAGGGGCGAGGCGGGGCTCGCGTACCAGAAACCGAGGCGACCCGGAACGCCATCGTCTACCCCGACACGTTCACGAACTACAACAACCCCGACGCGGGGAAGGCGGCCGTCCGCGTGCTCGAGGCCGCCGGCGTCCACGTCCGGGTCCCCGAGGGGCTCGGCGACACTGGCCGGCCGGCGTTCTCGAAGGGCTTCCTCGAGCAGGCGAAGGAGACCGCCCGGGAGAACGTCGACGCCCTCGGCCCGCTCGTCGAGGACGGCTGGGACGTCGTCGTGGTCGAACCCTCGGATGCGGTGATGTTCCAGCTCGACTACCTCGACCTGCTCTCGGGGGAGGACGTCGAAGCCGTCGCCAACCGCACCTACGGCGTCTGTGAGTACCTCGACGTCTTCCGCCTGGACGAAGAAATCGAGTTCGCCCCGCCCACCGAATCGCTCACCTACCACGGCCACTGCCACCAGAAGGCGACCCGGAAGGACCACCACGCCGTCGGCGTTCTCCGGCGGGCCGGCTACGCGGTCGACCCGCTCGACTCGGGCTGCTGTGGCATGGCCGGCAGTTTCGGCTACGAGGCCGAACACGCCTCGATGAGCGACGCCATCGCCGCGATCCTCTACGACCAGGTCGCAGAGAGCAACGGCGAGCGGATCGTCGCCCCCGGCGCCTCCTGTCGCACCCAGCTCGAGAACCGCCCCGGCGCGACCGAGGAGCCGCCGACGCCGATCGAGACGCTCGAGGCGGCGTTGCGGTAG
- the arsM gene encoding arsenite methyltransferase has product MTDDDLTQTVACTLTDAEARERADEWLPILGEAFVRADERPGGYTFVFDGIDESLVALARFVADERRCCSFATYCIDVEPPYDETHLTITGPDGTKSLFGEEFVTELESAAGTAGEDPGSRGETPPPASDDEKTPSSGPDDGALGASERRRAVRERYAVVADRSVADERSAPAACSSDAATCCGDATGDVAVDEYSRLLGYAPEDLERVEPGANLGLGCGNPTGIASLSAGDVVLDLGSGAGFDCFLASQEVGEAGRAIGVDMTPAMVETARENAAANEVSNVDFRLGEIEHLPVADASVDVILSNCVLNLSPNKPRVFDEAFRVLRPGGRLAISDVVATASLPTDLRSDPSSVAGCVGGAASVDALESMLHDAGFESIAIEPDEGSEAFIREWDPERDVSDYVAAATIEAEKPVSKSG; this is encoded by the coding sequence ATGACCGATGATGACCTGACTCAGACTGTCGCCTGCACGCTGACCGACGCGGAGGCACGGGAACGTGCGGACGAATGGCTTCCGATCCTTGGCGAGGCGTTCGTCCGCGCTGACGAACGGCCGGGCGGCTACACGTTCGTCTTCGACGGCATCGACGAGTCGCTGGTCGCGCTCGCTCGGTTCGTCGCCGACGAACGCCGGTGCTGTTCGTTCGCGACGTACTGCATCGACGTCGAACCACCGTACGACGAGACACACCTCACGATCACCGGACCCGACGGCACGAAATCGCTGTTCGGCGAGGAGTTCGTCACCGAGCTGGAGTCGGCGGCCGGAACGGCTGGGGAGGACCCAGGGAGCCGCGGGGAGACGCCTCCGCCGGCGTCCGACGACGAGAAGACGCCCTCGTCGGGGCCAGACGACGGGGCACTCGGCGCGAGCGAGCGACGACGAGCGGTGCGAGAACGCTACGCTGTGGTCGCCGATCGGTCGGTGGCCGACGAACGGTCCGCTCCGGCAGCCTGCAGTAGCGACGCGGCGACCTGCTGTGGCGATGCGACAGGCGACGTGGCCGTCGACGAGTACTCCCGCCTGCTCGGATACGCTCCCGAGGACCTCGAGCGCGTCGAGCCGGGCGCGAACCTGGGCCTCGGCTGCGGGAATCCGACCGGCATCGCGAGCCTCTCGGCGGGCGACGTCGTCCTCGACCTCGGCTCCGGCGCGGGCTTCGATTGCTTTCTGGCGTCGCAGGAGGTCGGGGAAGCGGGCCGGGCCATCGGCGTCGACATGACGCCGGCGATGGTCGAGACCGCCCGCGAGAACGCCGCGGCAAACGAGGTTTCGAACGTCGACTTTCGGCTCGGCGAGATCGAACACCTCCCCGTCGCCGACGCGTCCGTGGACGTGATCCTCTCGAACTGCGTCCTCAACCTCTCACCGAACAAGCCTCGCGTGTTCGACGAGGCGTTCCGCGTGCTCAGACCGGGCGGACGGCTCGCCATCTCGGACGTCGTGGCGACCGCGTCCCTCCCGACTGACCTCCGATCTGATCCGTCGTCCGTCGCCGGCTGCGTCGGGGGCGCGGCGTCGGTGGACGCCCTCGAGTCGATGCTACACGACGCGGGGTTCGAATCGATCGCTATCGAGCCCGACGAGGGGAGCGAGGCGTTCATTCGCGAGTGGGACCCCGAGCGGGACGTGAGCGACTACGTCGCCGCTGCGACGATCGAGGCGGAGAAACCGGTGTCGAAATCCGGCTGA
- a CDS encoding 2-oxo acid dehydrogenase subunit E2 codes for MAGRDTTEPFPIQRRGTVDAMRMAGRRSDIHGLVEFDVTEASARIRDRREETGTGLSFTAFLVCCLARALADHPHVNAYRDWRGRIVRFDDVDVMVIVETEIDGNRIGVPHVIRAANRRSLESIHDEIRAAQTGPDGGLQSGAADLALRLPGPLRRLFFRLPQWFPRRWKRIAGTVAVTSVGMFGAGGGWGITPTNYTLQLTVGGIARKPGIVDGEIEPREYLSVTATFDHDVVDGAPATRFVQRLKELVEEPAGL; via the coding sequence ATGGCAGGACGCGACACGACCGAACCGTTCCCGATCCAGCGACGCGGCACCGTCGACGCGATGCGCATGGCCGGCCGGCGAAGCGACATTCACGGGCTCGTCGAGTTCGACGTCACCGAGGCCAGCGCACGCATCCGCGACCGACGGGAGGAGACGGGCACCGGCCTGTCGTTCACCGCGTTTCTCGTGTGCTGTCTGGCTCGAGCCCTCGCGGACCACCCCCACGTCAACGCCTACCGCGACTGGCGGGGGCGGATCGTCCGGTTCGACGACGTCGACGTGATGGTGATCGTCGAGACCGAGATCGACGGGAACCGGATCGGCGTCCCGCACGTTATCAGGGCGGCGAACCGGCGCTCGCTCGAGTCGATCCACGACGAGATCCGGGCGGCCCAGACGGGGCCGGACGGTGGGCTCCAGTCGGGAGCGGCCGACCTGGCTCTCCGGCTCCCCGGCCCCCTCCGACGGCTGTTCTTTCGGCTCCCGCAGTGGTTTCCTCGACGCTGGAAACGGATCGCGGGCACTGTGGCTGTGACCTCCGTCGGCATGTTCGGCGCCGGCGGCGGGTGGGGCATTACTCCGACGAACTACACGCTACAGCTCACCGTCGGCGGTATCGCCCGGAAGCCGGGAATCGTCGACGGGGAGATCGAACCGCGGGAGTACCTCTCGGTCACGGCGACGTTCGACCACGACGTCGTCGACGGCGCTCCCGCGACGCGGTTCGTTCAGCGATTGAAGGAACTCGTCGAGGAGCCCGCGGGACTCTGA
- a CDS encoding DUF7114 family protein, whose translation MEQAASCRRAARDAVSDVEPPRLHDVITGTLDGASMTPGVLTLQSAAAIDPGVDRSGIAHHAAGVQLIYEGLRLTRTLAHDEPWTHGDANGDGDLEILAADILVARGFYLLARTDAAGKAVRTVQAFGRDQTRRDQPGADVDRLDSNLERDVLELAVLTGAAAVGSTPTPELVAVANDVGEAVGTGFPPAEECLSTVDSPETDATPGDGVATDRATSVTDP comes from the coding sequence ATGGAACAGGCCGCCAGTTGCCGGCGCGCCGCCCGTGACGCCGTCTCGGATGTCGAGCCCCCTCGCCTCCACGACGTCATCACCGGCACGCTCGACGGTGCCTCGATGACTCCCGGCGTACTCACGCTCCAGAGCGCTGCGGCGATCGATCCCGGCGTCGACCGCTCGGGAATCGCCCACCACGCGGCGGGCGTCCAGCTCATCTACGAGGGGTTACGACTGACGAGAACGCTGGCTCACGACGAGCCCTGGACCCACGGCGACGCGAACGGCGACGGCGATCTCGAGATTCTCGCCGCCGACATCCTCGTCGCCCGTGGCTTCTACTTACTCGCTCGTACCGACGCCGCCGGTAAAGCCGTCCGCACCGTTCAGGCGTTCGGCCGCGATCAGACGCGACGCGACCAGCCGGGTGCCGACGTCGATCGACTGGATTCGAACCTCGAGCGAGACGTCTTAGAGCTCGCGGTGCTGACCGGAGCGGCCGCGGTGGGTTCGACGCCGACGCCGGAACTCGTCGCCGTCGCAAACGACGTCGGTGAGGCCGTGGGGACGGGCTTCCCACCTGCGGAGGAGTGTCTGTCGACGGTCGACTCGCCGGAGACGGACGCGACGCCCGGCGACGGCGTGGCGACGGACCGGGCGACGTCGGTGACCGATCCGTGA
- a CDS encoding helix-turn-helix transcriptional regulator, whose product MGTTLDDIEFLVSSDHRVGVLDALASGPCDRDDLRTATGASSPTMGRILTDFQDRHWIERDGRTYQLTDLGTFVADRFEEFRGAMASQRQLREVWPWLPHELEGFDIELCSDVVVSQPGPGYPYRPIERLTACLTTTRTMRGFGMALLKSGNLEPFFDQVRNGLECEYIYPPTVFEELLSWDEETVVEMVTRANYTVLLHDGLPLDERCGICLFDDRVSICCYDPETGALQSLVDTESDGMRTWAETYYDQFRDEARPLEDASDLLSVESLH is encoded by the coding sequence ATGGGCACGACACTCGACGACATCGAGTTCCTCGTCAGTTCGGACCATCGCGTTGGGGTGCTCGACGCACTGGCAAGCGGTCCGTGTGACCGGGACGACCTCCGTACCGCAACGGGTGCGTCTTCTCCGACCATGGGCCGAATCCTTACCGACTTTCAGGACCGACACTGGATCGAGCGAGATGGGAGGACGTACCAGCTGACCGATCTGGGCACGTTCGTTGCCGATCGATTCGAGGAGTTCAGGGGCGCGATGGCGTCCCAGCGGCAACTCCGCGAGGTCTGGCCGTGGCTGCCACACGAACTTGAGGGATTCGATATCGAGCTGTGCTCCGACGTGGTGGTCTCCCAGCCAGGGCCCGGCTACCCCTATCGACCGATCGAACGCCTTACAGCGTGTCTCACGACGACGAGAACGATGCGCGGATTCGGCATGGCACTGCTCAAGTCGGGGAACTTAGAGCCGTTTTTCGACCAGGTCCGGAACGGCCTGGAGTGTGAATACATCTACCCACCGACCGTTTTCGAGGAACTCCTCTCGTGGGACGAAGAAACGGTCGTGGAGATGGTGACACGAGCCAACTACACCGTCCTCCTGCACGATGGCCTCCCACTCGACGAGCGATGTGGCATCTGCCTGTTCGACGACCGCGTCAGCATCTGCTGCTACGACCCGGAAACGGGGGCGTTGCAGTCACTCGTCGACACTGAGAGCGACGGGATGCGGACGTGGGCGGAGACCTACTACGACCAGTTCCGGGACGAGGCCCGACCGCTCGAGGACGCAAGTGACCTGCTCTCGGTCGAATCGCTCCACTGA
- a CDS encoding enoyl-CoA hydratase/isomerase family protein: protein MIQTDADGRIRRITIDRPDARNALTWEGLDALEEAVESATEPVVTLEGAGPAFCAGADLDVVADLDRDEAEAFARRGQQVARAIEESPSVVVAVIDGAARGGGLELALACDVRVATPAATFGEPGVTFGLFGAWGGTARLPRVLGEGDALEFALSGRVVGAEEALRMGLVSRIEDEPQSVAAAIAENAADALTVLKRRIRDDGERTIQERREARAFGDLVAAHADDLDAVLE, encoded by the coding sequence ATGATTCAGACCGACGCCGACGGGCGAATCCGACGGATCACGATCGACCGGCCGGACGCCAGAAACGCACTCACCTGGGAGGGGCTAGACGCACTCGAGGAAGCCGTCGAATCGGCCACCGAGCCGGTGGTCACCCTCGAGGGGGCCGGGCCGGCCTTTTGTGCGGGGGCGGACCTCGACGTGGTCGCCGACCTCGACCGCGACGAGGCTGAAGCGTTCGCTCGGCGAGGGCAGCAGGTCGCGCGAGCGATCGAGGAATCGCCGTCGGTCGTCGTCGCGGTGATCGACGGCGCGGCTCGCGGTGGCGGCCTCGAGCTGGCGCTCGCCTGTGACGTTCGCGTGGCGACGCCGGCGGCGACCTTCGGCGAGCCGGGGGTCACCTTCGGCCTCTTCGGGGCCTGGGGCGGCACGGCTCGGCTGCCGCGGGTGCTCGGTGAGGGCGACGCCCTCGAGTTCGCGCTCTCGGGGCGGGTCGTCGGTGCCGAGGAGGCGCTCCGAATGGGACTGGTCTCTCGGATCGAGGACGAGCCGCAGTCGGTCGCAGCGGCGATCGCTGAGAACGCGGCGGACGCACTCACCGTGCTGAAGCGGCGCATCCGAGACGACGGCGAACGGACGATCCAGGAACGCCGTGAGGCGCGGGCGTTCGGCGACCTCGTGGCCGCCCACGCCGACGATCTCGACGCCGTCCTCGAGTGA
- a CDS encoding flavodoxin domain-containing protein, translated as MASFLVCYGTGEGQTATIATRIADVLGERGHDVTTVDASEVPPTLELDDFDAVLVGASIHVGKHQPSVREFVSSNRETLSAMPSAFFQVSLSSGAEGGEAQAAGYVESFVEDTGWHPDRIGLFGGALRYSEYGFLKRLLMKQLAKRTVPEQPAPDPSGDVEFTEWDEVEAFAADVAAFVEGRLGIAPPADDRDEDG; from the coding sequence ATGGCCTCGTTCCTCGTGTGCTACGGAACCGGAGAGGGACAGACGGCGACGATCGCCACCCGCATCGCGGACGTGCTGGGCGAGCGCGGACACGACGTGACGACAGTGGACGCGAGCGAGGTGCCGCCGACGCTCGAGCTCGACGACTTCGACGCGGTCCTCGTCGGCGCGTCCATCCACGTCGGCAAGCACCAGCCGTCGGTCCGGGAGTTCGTCTCGTCGAACCGCGAGACGCTGTCGGCGATGCCGTCGGCCTTTTTCCAGGTGTCGCTGTCCTCGGGCGCCGAAGGCGGGGAGGCCCAGGCGGCGGGCTACGTCGAATCGTTCGTCGAGGACACCGGCTGGCACCCCGATCGGATTGGCCTGTTCGGCGGCGCGTTGCGCTACTCGGAGTACGGCTTCCTGAAACGGCTGCTGATGAAACAGCTCGCCAAGCGGACCGTCCCCGAGCAGCCGGCGCCGGATCCCTCCGGCGACGTCGAGTTCACGGAGTGGGACGAGGTCGAGGCGTTCGCTGCCGACGTCGCCGCGTTCGTGGAGGGGCGGCTCGGCATCGCTCCTCCGGCCGACGACCGAGACGAGGACGGCTGA
- a CDS encoding winged helix-turn-helix transcriptional regulator produces MTEQCCGTDGSDVSVEDIQCYCRLDGLLEVLTRKYAIQVLCLVWALQPARYAEIEAALEDVSSSTLSTRLEELTEAGLLHRERYAEIPPRVEYRITDDGAELCALLDPLVRWAAERGAPDP; encoded by the coding sequence ATGACGGAACAGTGCTGCGGGACGGACGGATCGGACGTTTCGGTCGAGGACATCCAGTGTTACTGCCGGCTGGACGGACTCCTCGAGGTGCTCACCCGGAAGTACGCGATCCAGGTGCTCTGTCTGGTGTGGGCGCTCCAGCCTGCCAGGTACGCCGAGATCGAAGCGGCGCTCGAGGACGTGAGTAGCTCGACGCTCTCGACGCGGCTCGAGGAACTCACCGAGGCCGGCCTGCTCCACCGCGAGCGGTACGCGGAGATCCCCCCGCGGGTCGAGTACCGCATCACCGACGACGGGGCGGAACTCTGTGCGTTGCTGGATCCGTTAGTACGGTGGGCGGCGGAGCGTGGCGCGCCCGATCCGTGA
- a CDS encoding class I SAM-dependent methyltransferase, protein MSNHARRSTGWQLEQNASEAYEQYLVPSIFASWADQLVETGEIHDGDRVLDVACGTGIVARRAASRVGTSGSVVGLDVNDGMLAVAAEAAADASPSIEWRQGDATDLPFADEAFDVVCCQQALQFFDDPVAAAEEMRRVLTPGGRMALSVWRPLEFQPAYVLLADALARHVGDEAGAMMRSPFPAWDGENLRTLAQDAGFDDVSVTLEIGSVRYPSVEEFVRREAASSPLAEPLAAVEREVRDGLVREVEDALDRYLDDDGIVSPMESYVVTAERSQ, encoded by the coding sequence ATGAGCAATCACGCACGTCGATCGACTGGCTGGCAACTCGAGCAGAACGCCTCCGAGGCCTACGAACAGTACCTGGTACCGTCAATTTTCGCGTCGTGGGCCGACCAACTCGTCGAGACTGGCGAGATACACGACGGTGATCGCGTCCTCGACGTTGCCTGCGGAACCGGCATCGTGGCGCGTCGGGCCGCGTCTCGAGTCGGCACGAGTGGCTCCGTCGTGGGGCTCGACGTCAACGACGGAATGCTTGCAGTGGCGGCGGAAGCCGCTGCCGACGCCTCCCCCTCCATCGAGTGGCGACAAGGCGACGCGACCGATCTCCCGTTCGCCGACGAGGCGTTCGACGTCGTCTGCTGTCAACAAGCCCTCCAGTTCTTCGACGATCCCGTCGCTGCCGCCGAAGAGATGCGACGAGTCCTCACACCAGGTGGGCGGATGGCACTGAGCGTCTGGCGCCCGCTCGAGTTCCAGCCTGCGTACGTGCTACTGGCCGACGCGTTAGCGCGACACGTCGGTGACGAGGCCGGGGCAATGATGCGCTCTCCGTTTCCTGCGTGGGATGGGGAGAACCTTCGAACACTCGCTCAGGACGCCGGATTCGATGACGTGTCGGTGACCCTCGAGATCGGTTCTGTGCGGTATCCGTCGGTCGAGGAGTTCGTTCGCCGCGAGGCAGCGAGTTCGCCGCTGGCTGAACCACTTGCGGCCGTCGAGCGAGAGGTGCGGGACGGACTGGTTCGTGAGGTGGAGGATGCGTTAGATCGGTACCTCGACGACGACGGCATCGTTTCGCCCATGGAGTCGTACGTCGTCACCGCAGAGCGTTCGCAGTAG